The following proteins come from a genomic window of Corallococcus sp. NCRR:
- a CDS encoding enoyl-CoA hydratase-related protein, which yields MDYQNIKLEKDGALAILTVDRPKALNALNSATFHEMEHALNSLKEDTRALIVTGGGEKSFVAGADIAEMSTISAAQAREFSALGHRVFEHLENLPIPTIAAVNGFALGGGLELALGCDLIYASEKAKLGVPEVTLGVIPGFGGTQRLTRLLGRARAKELLFTADRIDAAKAKEIGLVLEVLPPDQLMSHCRAVAEKILKNGPLAVAQAKRVVEYGADQDLRAANELERQGFAVLFGSEDQREGMAAFLAKRPAQFQGK from the coding sequence ATGGACTACCAGAACATCAAGCTCGAGAAGGACGGCGCGCTCGCCATCCTCACCGTGGACCGGCCCAAGGCGCTCAACGCGCTCAACAGCGCCACGTTCCACGAGATGGAGCACGCGCTCAACTCGCTGAAGGAGGACACGCGCGCGCTCATCGTCACCGGCGGCGGCGAGAAGTCCTTCGTCGCGGGCGCGGACATCGCGGAGATGTCCACCATCAGCGCCGCGCAGGCGCGTGAGTTCTCCGCCCTGGGCCACCGCGTCTTCGAGCACCTGGAGAACCTGCCCATCCCCACCATCGCGGCCGTGAACGGCTTCGCGCTGGGCGGCGGCCTGGAGCTGGCCCTGGGCTGCGACCTCATCTACGCGTCGGAGAAGGCGAAGCTGGGCGTGCCGGAAGTCACCCTGGGCGTCATCCCGGGCTTCGGCGGCACGCAGCGCCTCACGCGCCTCCTGGGCCGCGCCCGCGCCAAGGAGCTGCTCTTCACCGCGGACCGCATCGACGCGGCGAAGGCGAAGGAGATCGGCCTGGTGCTGGAGGTGCTGCCCCCGGATCAGCTCATGTCCCACTGCCGCGCGGTGGCGGAGAAGATCCTCAAGAACGGCCCGCTCGCGGTGGCCCAGGCCAAGCGAGTGGTGGAGTACGGCGCGGACCAGGACCTGCGCGCCGCCAACGAGCTGGAGCGCCAGGGCTTCGCCGTCCTCTTCGGTTCGGAGGATCAGCGCGAGGGCATGGCCGCGTTCCTCGCCAAGCGTCCGGCCCAGTTCCAGGGCAAGTGA
- a CDS encoding TFIIB-type zinc ribbon-containing protein: MARSCPVCPSQSLNVVQASDVEVDVCPRCHGMYFDRGELERFPDRPSLKPLLTAARQAASRCRTGGHLIPRAMAVCATCRGEPLGCPGCGARLAMVNARVCNVDLCTHCGGTWLDAGKFEALENAEVTAPKPTPATARGWEVAPATDGGADPWKGPGSTAALPPSDSPTGGLGVLSPLACVHCGIQVSVPQAFAFNGDLYCREHRPKGAVSGNSLPKDKDPSNYPNLEDASDGVDLVDVVTWIYRLLRR; encoded by the coding sequence ATGGCCCGCTCCTGCCCGGTCTGCCCCAGTCAGTCCCTGAACGTCGTCCAGGCCTCCGACGTGGAGGTGGACGTCTGTCCGCGCTGCCACGGCATGTACTTCGACCGGGGGGAGCTGGAGCGCTTTCCGGACCGGCCGTCGCTCAAGCCGCTGCTGACCGCGGCACGGCAGGCCGCGTCGCGCTGCCGCACGGGCGGACACCTCATCCCACGGGCCATGGCCGTCTGTGCCACCTGCCGCGGCGAGCCCCTGGGCTGTCCTGGCTGTGGCGCTCGGCTGGCGATGGTCAACGCGCGCGTGTGCAACGTGGACCTGTGCACGCACTGCGGCGGCACCTGGCTGGACGCGGGCAAGTTCGAGGCCCTGGAGAACGCCGAGGTGACGGCCCCCAAACCCACGCCTGCGACGGCCAGGGGCTGGGAGGTCGCCCCGGCGACGGATGGGGGCGCGGATCCCTGGAAGGGTCCAGGCTCCACGGCCGCGCTGCCGCCGTCGGACTCGCCCACGGGCGGCCTGGGCGTCCTCTCCCCGCTGGCCTGCGTCCATTGCGGCATCCAGGTCTCCGTGCCCCAGGCGTTCGCATTCAACGGAGACCTCTACTGCCGCGAGCACCGCCCCAAGGGCGCCGTGTCCGGCAACAGCCTCCCGAAGGACAAGGACCCGTCCAACTACCCGAACCTGGAAGACGCGTCGGACGGCGTCGACCTGGTGGACGTCGTGACCTGGATCTACCGGCTGCTGCGCCGCTGA
- a CDS encoding helix-turn-helix transcriptional regulator: MRRPSPIERTARLLDTTAAMYLKIRQREADPVYAGVEWLSAGLMYIQRGEKVFHQGDGPVHVRAGEFIWISPGTRLQVRNVPDEGGEYQAEGMLIAPELLLQAEPKATPGASRVQRLRAEELPRLVEAHHRCIEALTEKFPEGVVRARVLELIAWLRDLNIDVSASSSARLGMKRLVSRDPSRAWTLTEVARKLAMSEDTLHRRLTGEATTFSKLLTEVRMDHAVSLLWTTDLPVGHVAIEAGYTSASRFATRFHERFGMLPSKLRAKRPQAR, translated from the coding sequence ATGCGCCGGCCCTCGCCCATTGAACGCACCGCCAGGCTCCTGGACACGACGGCGGCGATGTACCTCAAGATCCGCCAACGTGAGGCCGACCCCGTCTACGCGGGGGTGGAGTGGCTCTCCGCCGGCCTGATGTACATCCAGCGGGGCGAGAAGGTCTTCCACCAGGGCGATGGGCCCGTGCACGTCCGGGCCGGTGAGTTCATCTGGATCTCACCGGGGACCCGCCTCCAGGTGCGCAACGTCCCGGACGAAGGAGGGGAGTACCAGGCCGAGGGCATGCTCATCGCCCCGGAGCTCCTCCTCCAGGCGGAACCCAAGGCAACGCCGGGCGCCTCGCGGGTCCAGCGGCTGCGCGCCGAGGAGCTTCCCCGGCTCGTCGAAGCGCACCACCGCTGCATCGAGGCGCTCACGGAGAAGTTCCCGGAAGGCGTCGTGCGAGCGCGCGTGCTGGAGCTCATCGCCTGGCTCCGGGACCTGAACATCGACGTGAGCGCGTCATCGAGCGCGCGGCTCGGCATGAAGCGCCTGGTGTCCCGGGATCCGTCACGGGCGTGGACCCTCACGGAGGTCGCCAGGAAACTCGCCATGAGCGAGGACACGCTCCACCGGAGGCTGACGGGCGAAGCCACGACGTTCAGCAAGCTCCTGACGGAGGTCCGGATGGACCACGCCGTCTCGCTGCTCTGGACGACCGACCTGCCGGTGGGACACGTCGCCATCGAGGCGGGGTACACCTCCGCCTCGCGGTTCGCGACCCGCTTCCACGAGCGCTTCGGCATGCTCCCCTCGAAGCTCCGCGCGAAGCGGCCCCAGGCGCGTTGA
- the rtcA gene encoding RNA 3'-terminal phosphate cyclase: MTGHDRPGAGRVLLDGEVGEGGGHVLRSALSLSLITGRPFQLSGLREHRDPPGLRPHHLAYVRGAEALSGGTSEGAVVGSTELRFTPGPVRAGDYLLEAGASGSTPRLFQCLVYPLALAGGGRLTLRGATHLRAGPSFHALVGAWLPVARAYGLPVQLSLTHAGFLPEGAGEFTAEVGAPAEPPVRVDLPARGVLREVRVMSFVGGLPFAVAERQSRAAVAALRERGILAEADNRPLAVTRSQGSATFVLAQFEHTVAGFTSLGERGLDAEGVGREAAEALTRFMETGGALDEHLAEQLLLPAALLASGRLGAVTPGTTRFTAARITDALTVQAEVLRRFLPVHVQVEPGGSVEIRPA; the protein is encoded by the coding sequence ATGACCGGTCACGACCGGCCCGGCGCCGGGCGGGTGTTGCTCGACGGAGAGGTGGGGGAGGGGGGCGGCCACGTCCTCCGCTCCGCGCTGTCCCTGTCGCTCATCACCGGCCGTCCGTTCCAGCTCAGCGGGCTGCGCGAGCACCGCGACCCGCCGGGCCTGCGTCCCCATCACCTGGCCTACGTGCGCGGCGCGGAGGCGCTGAGCGGCGGCACCAGCGAAGGCGCCGTCGTGGGCTCCACGGAGCTGCGCTTCACCCCCGGCCCGGTGCGCGCGGGGGACTACCTGCTGGAGGCCGGCGCGTCCGGCAGCACGCCCCGGCTCTTCCAGTGCCTGGTGTACCCGCTGGCGCTCGCGGGCGGCGGACGGCTCACGCTGCGAGGCGCCACGCACCTGAGGGCCGGGCCCAGCTTCCACGCGCTCGTCGGCGCCTGGCTGCCGGTGGCGCGCGCGTACGGGCTGCCCGTGCAGCTGTCGCTCACCCACGCGGGCTTCCTGCCGGAGGGCGCGGGCGAATTCACCGCGGAGGTGGGCGCCCCGGCCGAACCGCCCGTGCGCGTGGATCTGCCCGCGCGCGGCGTGCTGCGCGAGGTGCGGGTGATGTCCTTCGTGGGCGGGCTGCCCTTCGCGGTGGCGGAGCGTCAGTCCCGCGCCGCAGTGGCCGCGCTGCGCGAGCGGGGCATCCTGGCGGAGGCGGACAACCGGCCGCTGGCGGTGACGCGCTCACAGGGCTCCGCGACCTTCGTGCTGGCGCAGTTCGAGCACACCGTGGCCGGCTTCACGTCCCTGGGCGAGCGGGGCCTGGACGCCGAAGGAGTGGGGCGCGAGGCGGCGGAGGCGCTGACCCGCTTCATGGAGACGGGCGGCGCGCTCGACGAGCACCTGGCGGAACAACTGCTGCTGCCGGCGGCGCTCCTGGCGTCGGGGAGGCTGGGGGCGGTGACGCCGGGCACCACGCGCTTCACCGCCGCGCGCATCACCGACGCGCTGACGGTCCAGGCGGAGGTGCTGCGGCGCTTCCTGCCGGTGCACGTCCAGGTGGAGCCGGGCGGGAGCGTGGAGATCCGCCCGGCGTGA
- a CDS encoding acyl-CoA dehydrogenase: MNFELTDIQREIQRLCREFAAKELIPNARKWDEQHAWPTDAVKKLAELSLLGIAVPEEWGGAGLDNVCYAIAMEEISRGCASTGVIMSVNNSLYCDPVSKFGTPEQKEQFLKPFASGQKIGCFGLTEPEAGSDAAAQKTIAVKRGDEYVINGSKNWITNGPKADAIVLITMTNKEAGNKGITAFLVPTDTPGFTRAEPDKKMGISAAWSCSMFFEDMRVPEKYRLGKEGEGFKVAMSTLDGGRIGIASQALGIARAAFEEAVRYSGERKTFGKPIRDHQAIQFMIADMAMEIDAARLLVWRAALMKDKGVRHSPESAMAKLYASEMASRVANKALQIHGGMGYSKEMDAERHVRDARITEIYEGTSEIQRIVISTNLLKE, translated from the coding sequence ATGAACTTCGAGCTGACCGACATCCAGCGCGAGATCCAGCGGCTGTGCCGCGAGTTCGCCGCCAAGGAGCTCATCCCCAACGCCCGCAAGTGGGACGAACAGCACGCGTGGCCCACCGACGCGGTGAAGAAGCTGGCGGAGCTGTCCCTCCTGGGCATCGCGGTGCCGGAGGAGTGGGGCGGCGCGGGCCTGGACAACGTCTGCTACGCCATCGCCATGGAGGAGATTTCGCGCGGCTGCGCCTCCACCGGCGTGATCATGAGCGTGAACAACTCGCTCTACTGCGATCCGGTGTCCAAGTTCGGCACCCCCGAGCAGAAGGAGCAGTTCCTCAAGCCCTTCGCCAGCGGCCAGAAGATCGGCTGCTTCGGCCTGACGGAGCCGGAGGCCGGCAGCGACGCCGCCGCCCAGAAGACCATCGCCGTGAAGCGCGGCGACGAGTACGTCATCAACGGCTCCAAGAACTGGATCACCAACGGCCCCAAGGCCGACGCCATCGTCCTCATCACGATGACGAACAAGGAAGCGGGCAACAAGGGCATCACCGCGTTCCTCGTGCCCACCGACACGCCGGGATTCACCCGCGCGGAGCCGGACAAGAAGATGGGCATCAGCGCCGCCTGGTCCTGCTCCATGTTCTTCGAGGACATGCGCGTCCCGGAGAAGTACCGCCTGGGCAAGGAGGGCGAGGGCTTCAAGGTCGCCATGTCCACCCTGGACGGCGGCCGCATCGGCATCGCGTCCCAGGCGCTGGGCATCGCGCGCGCGGCCTTCGAGGAGGCCGTCCGCTACTCCGGTGAGCGCAAGACCTTCGGCAAGCCCATCCGCGACCACCAGGCCATCCAGTTCATGATCGCGGACATGGCCATGGAGATCGACGCGGCCCGCCTGCTCGTGTGGCGCGCGGCGCTCATGAAGGACAAGGGCGTGCGCCACAGCCCGGAGAGCGCCATGGCCAAGCTCTACGCCAGCGAGATGGCCAGCCGCGTGGCCAACAAGGCCCTGCAGATCCACGGCGGCATGGGCTACTCGAAGGAGATGGACGCCGAGCGCCACGTGCGCGACGCGCGCATCACCGAAATCTACGAGGGGACGAGCGAGATCCAGCGCATCGTCATCTCCACCAACCTGCTGAAGGAGTAG
- a CDS encoding 3-hydroxyacyl-CoA dehydrogenase family protein has product MATEHIVVVGAGQMGAGIAQVALQAGLRVSLVDVNKDGLAKGADRIKAGLKKLVEKGKLDAAKQQAAEANLATFTSARDAKDVDVAIEAVTENEDLKRRIFLELDEVVRPGGILATNTSSIPITRIAAATKRPEAVIGMHFMNPVPVMQLVELIRGAATSDETYTTIRTMAERMGKTTVVSKDYPGFIVNRILIPMLNEACFALMEGLGTAEDIDTAMKLGTNQPMGPLQLADFIGLDTVLYIAEVLHKGLGDSKYRPCPLLRQYVDAGWYGKKSGRGFYKY; this is encoded by the coding sequence ATGGCTACGGAACACATCGTCGTCGTCGGAGCAGGGCAGATGGGCGCGGGCATCGCGCAGGTGGCGCTCCAGGCGGGCCTGCGCGTGTCGCTGGTGGACGTCAACAAGGACGGGCTCGCCAAGGGCGCGGACCGCATCAAGGCGGGCCTGAAGAAGCTGGTGGAGAAGGGCAAGCTGGACGCGGCGAAGCAGCAGGCCGCCGAAGCGAACCTGGCCACCTTCACCAGCGCCCGCGACGCGAAGGACGTGGACGTCGCCATCGAGGCCGTCACGGAGAACGAAGACCTCAAGCGCCGCATCTTCCTGGAGCTGGACGAAGTGGTCCGCCCGGGCGGCATCCTCGCCACCAACACCTCCTCCATCCCCATCACCCGCATCGCCGCGGCGACGAAGCGCCCCGAGGCCGTCATCGGGATGCATTTCATGAACCCGGTGCCGGTGATGCAGCTGGTGGAGCTCATCCGCGGCGCGGCCACCAGCGATGAGACGTACACGACCATCCGCACGATGGCCGAGCGCATGGGCAAGACGACGGTGGTCTCCAAGGACTACCCGGGCTTCATCGTCAACCGCATCCTCATCCCCATGCTGAACGAGGCCTGCTTCGCGCTGATGGAGGGCCTGGGCACCGCGGAGGACATCGACACCGCGATGAAGCTGGGCACCAACCAGCCCATGGGCCCGCTGCAGCTGGCGGACTTCATCGGCCTGGACACGGTGCTCTACATCGCCGAGGTGCTCCACAAGGGCCTGGGTGACTCCAAGTACCGCCCGTGCCCGCTGCTGCGTCAGTACGTGGACGCCGGCTGGTACGGCAAGAAGTCCGGCCGCGGCTTCTACAAGTACTAG
- a CDS encoding acyl-CoA dehydrogenase family protein, translated as MNFDLTETQTLIRDTARKFARERVAPHARAADREERFDPEVFKALAEVGLLGVNLPGKYGGAEAGVVSYALAMMEMAAADASVSVAMAVTNMCAELIHAVGTDAQREKYVTRITSGEAIVGAFALSEPHAGSDPGAMRTTATKRGDKYVLNGSKQWITSGAYAGVIVVWARTGQAGNKGLSCFIVEGGAKGLHVGKHEDKMGLRASNTVGLTFEDCEVPAENLLGKEGDGFRLAMMALDGGRIGIAAQACGTGRAALEATVSYTKDRKAFGQAVADLQAPRFMMADMRTQLDAAELLTLRAAALKEAGQPFTREASMAKLFASEMSNKVADKAVQLHGGYGYIDEFPVERYFRDARVQTIYEGTSEVQRMVIARETFRREG; from the coding sequence GTGAACTTCGACCTCACCGAGACCCAGACGCTCATCCGTGACACCGCTCGCAAGTTCGCCCGCGAGCGCGTGGCCCCGCACGCCCGCGCCGCGGACCGCGAGGAGCGCTTCGACCCGGAAGTCTTCAAGGCCCTGGCGGAAGTCGGCCTGCTGGGCGTGAACCTTCCGGGGAAGTACGGCGGCGCGGAGGCCGGCGTCGTGTCCTACGCGCTGGCCATGATGGAGATGGCCGCCGCGGACGCCTCCGTGTCCGTGGCCATGGCCGTCACCAACATGTGCGCGGAGCTCATCCACGCGGTGGGTACCGACGCGCAGCGGGAGAAGTACGTCACGCGCATCACCTCCGGTGAGGCCATCGTCGGCGCGTTCGCCCTGAGCGAGCCGCACGCGGGCTCCGACCCGGGCGCCATGCGCACCACCGCCACGAAGCGCGGCGACAAGTACGTGCTCAACGGCAGCAAGCAGTGGATCACCTCCGGCGCCTACGCGGGCGTCATCGTCGTGTGGGCCCGCACGGGCCAGGCCGGCAACAAGGGTCTGTCCTGCTTCATCGTGGAGGGCGGCGCCAAGGGCCTCCACGTGGGCAAGCACGAGGACAAGATGGGCCTGCGCGCGTCCAACACCGTGGGGCTCACCTTCGAGGACTGCGAAGTCCCCGCGGAGAACCTCCTGGGCAAGGAGGGCGACGGGTTCCGCCTGGCCATGATGGCGCTGGACGGCGGGCGCATTGGCATCGCCGCGCAGGCGTGCGGCACCGGCCGCGCCGCGCTGGAGGCCACCGTCTCCTACACCAAGGACCGCAAGGCCTTTGGCCAGGCCGTGGCGGACCTGCAGGCCCCGCGCTTCATGATGGCGGACATGCGTACGCAACTGGATGCGGCGGAGCTGCTGACCCTGCGCGCCGCCGCCCTCAAGGAGGCCGGCCAGCCGTTCACCCGCGAGGCCTCCATGGCGAAGCTCTTCGCCAGCGAGATGAGCAACAAGGTCGCGGACAAAGCGGTGCAACTGCACGGCGGTTACGGTTACATCGACGAGTTCCCGGTCGAGCGTTACTTCCGGGACGCGCGCGTCCAGACCATCTACGAGGGCACCAGCGAGGTGCAGCGGATGGTCATCGCCCGGGAAACATTCCGGCGCGAGGGGTAG
- a CDS encoding AgmX/PglI C-terminal domain-containing protein — protein sequence MKRALLPVLFLSLGLASPLALAQGSSKKKATPAPATAPATPAPKKDDGLDVSRLPFTPDSIRQVMAHHMPRIQECYEDHMVEKDKKVEGKLLTTFTITAEGTVRSAKVDKYGSTLKDAGLNDCVVAVLSSMDFPKPPDGRDHPIEYPFNLKAID from the coding sequence ATGAAGCGCGCGCTCCTCCCCGTGCTGTTCCTGTCCCTGGGCCTGGCCTCTCCGCTGGCGCTCGCCCAGGGCTCGTCGAAGAAGAAGGCCACGCCCGCTCCCGCGACGGCTCCGGCGACGCCCGCGCCCAAGAAGGACGACGGGCTGGACGTCAGCAGGCTGCCCTTCACCCCGGACTCCATCCGCCAGGTGATGGCCCACCACATGCCTCGCATCCAGGAGTGCTACGAGGACCACATGGTGGAGAAGGACAAGAAGGTGGAGGGCAAGCTGCTCACCACCTTCACCATCACCGCCGAAGGCACCGTGCGCAGCGCCAAGGTGGACAAGTACGGCAGCACGCTGAAGGACGCGGGCCTCAACGACTGCGTGGTGGCGGTGCTGTCGTCCATGGACTTCCCCAAGCCCCCGGACGGCCGCGACCACCCCATCGAGTACCCGTTCAACCTCAAGGCCATCGATTAG
- the apbC gene encoding iron-sulfur cluster carrier protein ApbC, with protein sequence MSVSQADVMTAMSKVIDPELHVDLVKAGMVKDVRVTGDTVKLKIELTTPACPMKGKIQADAEAALKAVPGLKSFDIEWGAQVRGVAGGSGGALLPGVKNILLVGAGKGGVGKSTVAVNLATSLAQHGAKVGLLDADFYGPSVPLMTGTADKRPVSPNGKTLDPLVAHGLKIMSIGFLVEADQALIWRGPMLHGALMQLVRDVNWGELDYLILDLPPGTGDVALTLSQSVRAAGAVLVTTPQDVALADVVRAKQMFDKVHIPVLGIVENMSQFICPHCNKSTPIFNHGGGHKAAEMFGIPFLGEIPLDLKVREAGDSGVPVVVGHKDSPEAKAFQDVARAVAGRVSAQSMKSVPLPVMQAR encoded by the coding sequence ATGAGCGTGTCCCAGGCCGATGTGATGACGGCCATGTCGAAGGTGATCGATCCCGAGCTGCACGTCGACCTGGTGAAGGCCGGGATGGTGAAGGACGTGCGCGTCACCGGTGACACGGTGAAGCTGAAGATCGAGCTGACCACGCCCGCGTGTCCCATGAAGGGGAAGATCCAGGCGGACGCGGAGGCCGCGCTCAAGGCGGTGCCAGGCCTGAAGTCCTTCGACATCGAGTGGGGCGCCCAGGTGCGCGGCGTCGCCGGTGGCTCCGGCGGGGCCCTGCTGCCGGGCGTGAAGAACATCCTGCTCGTGGGCGCCGGCAAGGGCGGCGTGGGCAAGAGCACGGTGGCGGTGAACCTGGCCACGTCGCTCGCGCAGCACGGCGCCAAGGTGGGCCTGCTGGACGCGGACTTCTACGGCCCCTCCGTGCCGCTGATGACGGGCACCGCGGACAAGCGCCCGGTGAGCCCCAACGGCAAGACGCTGGATCCGCTGGTCGCCCACGGCCTGAAGATCATGTCCATCGGCTTCCTGGTGGAGGCGGATCAGGCGCTCATCTGGCGCGGCCCCATGCTCCACGGCGCCCTCATGCAACTGGTGCGCGACGTGAACTGGGGCGAGCTGGACTACCTCATCCTGGACCTGCCCCCGGGCACGGGCGACGTGGCGCTGACCTTGTCCCAGTCCGTGCGGGCCGCGGGCGCGGTGCTGGTGACGACGCCGCAGGACGTGGCGCTGGCGGACGTGGTGCGCGCCAAGCAGATGTTCGACAAGGTGCACATCCCGGTGCTGGGCATCGTGGAGAACATGAGCCAGTTCATCTGCCCGCACTGCAACAAGAGCACGCCCATCTTCAACCACGGCGGCGGCCACAAGGCGGCGGAGATGTTCGGCATCCCATTCCTGGGGGAGATCCCGCTCGACCTCAAGGTGCGCGAGGCGGGAGACTCCGGCGTGCCGGTGGTGGTGGGGCACAAGGACAGCCCGGAGGCGAAGGCCTTCCAGGACGTCGCCCGTGCGGTCGCGGGCCGCGTGTCCGCGCAGTCCATGAAGAGCGTGCCTCTTCCGGTGATGCAGGCCCGGTAG
- the sppA gene encoding signal peptide peptidase SppA: protein MLRLPFLLLTNLLLGLRLLLGLPFRLMAARKRPTWIRFRLAGELPYRPRPVQRFRIGGAAPEPATVTSLEALGHALKVLAADPKVEGILLELEGLAIPDAKREALRTLLSDFQAAGKRVVSWAVMVDTDGYPVLGAADEVLLAPMGRVELVGYAAEATVLGEAFGRVGIHAHFARRGDYKTAPELFTDGKVSDIQRQTLESFLDERYAVLVEAISRDRGKTPDEARALIDAGPYSAKRAVEAGLVDGLVHEADLGAHLGLEAKKDEEPPVPTYDAYLATLAFPPVKWRRLRRKPRLAVVDVAGIIIPGSGGAGRFAAADSVVKALRKAGRDPRAKAVVLAVGSPGGSALASEQILEAVKRVAKQKPVIAYVDQICASGGYMAAIGAKEIWSAPHAVVGSIGVFVGKFEYGDLLEKLGIHRTTLARGENAAFFSSSRGFTPQERAALEREVEESYQSFLELVAQARGRTKEEIHQRAEGRVYSGLRAKEAGLVDRIGGFEEVCRHALEEARVPSDDFELVRYGGARAKLSLLKLLMGATHPTTYAFCTAAWSLQRRG, encoded by the coding sequence ATGCTCCGCCTTCCCTTCCTCCTGCTGACGAACCTCCTCCTGGGGCTGCGGCTGCTCCTGGGCCTGCCCTTTCGTCTGATGGCGGCGCGCAAAAGACCCACGTGGATCCGCTTCCGGCTCGCGGGCGAGCTCCCGTACCGCCCGCGCCCCGTGCAACGGTTCCGTATCGGCGGCGCCGCGCCGGAGCCCGCCACGGTGACCTCACTGGAGGCGTTGGGCCATGCACTCAAGGTGCTGGCCGCGGACCCCAAGGTCGAGGGCATCCTCCTGGAGCTGGAGGGCCTGGCCATCCCGGACGCGAAGCGCGAGGCCCTGCGCACCCTGCTGTCGGACTTCCAGGCCGCCGGCAAGCGGGTGGTGTCCTGGGCAGTGATGGTGGACACGGACGGCTACCCCGTGCTGGGCGCGGCGGACGAGGTGTTGCTCGCCCCCATGGGCCGGGTGGAGTTGGTGGGCTACGCCGCCGAGGCCACCGTGCTGGGCGAGGCCTTTGGACGGGTGGGCATCCACGCGCACTTCGCGCGGCGCGGCGACTACAAGACGGCGCCGGAGCTCTTCACGGACGGCAAGGTGTCCGACATCCAGCGCCAGACGCTGGAGTCCTTCCTGGACGAGCGCTACGCCGTGCTGGTGGAGGCCATCTCCCGCGACCGGGGCAAGACGCCGGACGAGGCCCGGGCGCTCATCGACGCGGGGCCCTACAGCGCGAAGCGGGCGGTGGAGGCGGGGTTGGTGGACGGGCTGGTCCACGAGGCGGACCTGGGCGCGCACCTGGGGCTGGAGGCGAAGAAGGACGAGGAGCCGCCAGTCCCCACCTATGACGCGTACCTGGCGACGCTCGCGTTCCCGCCGGTGAAGTGGCGCCGGCTGCGCCGCAAGCCCCGGCTGGCGGTGGTGGACGTGGCGGGCATCATCATCCCGGGCAGCGGCGGCGCGGGCCGGTTCGCGGCGGCGGACTCGGTGGTGAAGGCGCTGCGCAAGGCGGGCAGGGATCCGCGCGCGAAGGCCGTGGTGCTGGCGGTGGGCAGCCCCGGCGGATCCGCGCTCGCGTCCGAGCAGATTCTGGAAGCCGTGAAGCGCGTGGCGAAGCAGAAGCCCGTCATCGCGTACGTGGATCAGATCTGCGCGAGCGGCGGCTACATGGCGGCCATTGGCGCGAAGGAGATCTGGTCCGCGCCCCACGCCGTGGTGGGCTCCATTGGCGTGTTCGTGGGCAAGTTCGAGTACGGGGACCTGCTGGAGAAGCTGGGCATCCACCGCACCACGCTGGCCCGGGGCGAGAACGCCGCGTTCTTCTCCTCGTCGCGAGGCTTCACGCCTCAGGAGCGCGCCGCGCTGGAGCGCGAGGTGGAGGAGAGCTACCAGTCCTTCCTGGAGCTGGTGGCCCAGGCACGCGGCCGGACGAAGGAGGAGATCCACCAGCGCGCGGAGGGGCGCGTGTACTCGGGGCTGCGCGCGAAGGAGGCGGGGCTGGTGGACCGCATCGGCGGCTTCGAGGAGGTCTGCCGCCACGCGCTGGAAGAGGCGCGCGTCCCGTCGGACGACTTCGAGCTGGTGCGCTACGGCGGCGCTCGCGCGAAGCTGTCGTTGCTCAAGCTGTTGATGGGCGCGACGCACCCGACGACGTATGCCTTCTGCACCGCGGCGTGGAGCCTCCAGCGTCGGGGGTGA
- a CDS encoding YbhB/YbcL family Raf kinase inhibitor-like protein → MKTNPYAALPAVPAFHLTSTDIQDGQPLHPDHRSAQSETGGKDISPQLSWSGFPAATKSFAVTVFDPDAPTPSGFWHWAVLNIPADVSTLPRNAGSPDAKLLPRGAVQLPNDARLAQYLGAAPPRGHGPHRYYVVVHALDVEALPIPAEATPAYLSFVLLGHTLARATLVPTSVTP, encoded by the coding sequence ATGAAAACGAACCCGTACGCAGCACTCCCCGCCGTTCCCGCGTTCCACCTCACCAGCACGGACATCCAGGATGGACAGCCGCTGCACCCGGACCACCGGAGCGCGCAGTCCGAGACGGGCGGCAAGGACATCTCGCCGCAGCTGAGCTGGTCGGGATTCCCGGCCGCGACGAAGAGCTTCGCGGTCACCGTCTTCGATCCGGACGCCCCCACGCCGAGCGGCTTCTGGCACTGGGCCGTGCTCAACATCCCGGCGGACGTCAGCACGTTGCCGCGAAACGCGGGGAGCCCCGACGCGAAGCTCCTCCCTCGGGGCGCGGTGCAGCTCCCCAACGATGCCCGCCTCGCGCAGTACCTGGGCGCCGCGCCGCCGCGAGGACACGGACCGCACCGCTACTACGTCGTCGTGCACGCACTCGATGTGGAGGCGCTCCCCATCCCCGCGGAGGCCACGCCCGCGTACCTCTCGTTCGTGCTCTTGGGTCACACCCTGGCGCGCGCTACGCTCGTCCCCACCTCCGTCACGCCCTGA